The nucleotide sequence AAGCGTATGATGAGGATGCGTGCGCGGGATAGATCCATGATGTTCCTCCTGCCTCGCTGAACCTACGTTCAAAGAAGTCTGCGGCAAAGTTTACGGCGGCGATTGCGTCTGCTATAATAAAAAGATATGATAAGCCGCCCCAGTGCATATACGGCGGCTTCCTTACATTCTTCAATAAACCATTCTCGTTTTCTATATTACCATGAAACCCCAAGAGGTCAAGCCCAAAGGGCGCAGACCGATTGGCCAGGTTTCTGTAAGGGCGGCGCACTTTTGTCCACGAAGTGGACGTTTGTGCGTGTAGCTTACCGTAGACGTGCGCCGTGCGCAAAGGAGAGATCGTCTTGCTCAAAGACTCTGCCATACATGAGCTGTCCAACGATATGTCATACCGCAAGGGCTGCCGCTACTTCAAGGACGGGCGCGTGGCGAAGCTCCTGCGTCGTCCCGGCACCTCCATCTACGTCGCGACCGTCGAAGGATCGGAGGACTACGAGGTGCGCGTGCGCCTCGACAAGGCGGGCGAGAAGATCGAGGCCTACGACTGCACATGCCCCGCCGCCGCCCTCTACAACGGCGCCTGCAAGCACGTCGTCGCACTCTTGAAGGTCATACAGGCAGGCCAGTTCGAAGAAGAAGGCGAGGGCACTGCCGCGCCCGTGCCGTACCAAAAACCCACAGGACGCATCTTCGACTGCTTCGCACGCGCCAAGAAGCACGCGCACCTGAACGCACCGAAGAAACTTCTGCCCGCCGCTCTTCGCGAGACGCCCATCTTCCTTGAGCCGCACTTCTTCTTCGAGCGCCACTACGGCCGCTCCAACTGCTGGCTGGAGTTCCGCATCGGGCGCGAGCGGCTCTACGTCATGCGCAGCATGCAGGAATTCATGCGCTCCTTCCTCGCCGGCACGCCCATCGAATTCGGCAAGAAACTGACCGTCGACCCGCAGACAGCGGTCTTCGCGCCCGGCATCTCGACGATGCTCTGGCACTTCCTGCTCGACCTCTGGAAGGATGAAGTGAGCAGCCTCTACTACGGCGGCGCATACGGCGCTCGCCTGAGCGGAACCATCTTCGAAGGCAAGGCGGTCAAGCTCACGCCGAGCGCACTCGTGCGCTTTCTCTCGCTCATGCAGGAAGCCGATGCTCCCTTTCAAGCGAGGACGGGCGTACACGAGGAGCGCACCGTCGAGATCGTCGAGGGAACGCCCGCCCTCGAATTGGGGCTTGTCGAGAGAGCGGGCAGCGGCCGCCTCATGATGCTGACGGACGAAGTCTGCTATCTTGATGACGACGCGCACTTTCTGCTCGTCGAAGATACGATCTACCATGTGCCGCCCGCTTTCTCCGCCGCCCTGCACCCGCTGCTCGAAGCCTTCGGCTCTTCGCGCTCGCTCACCATCGCCGCGCAGGACATCCCCGCCTTCTTCAGCACGATTCTGCCCGAGATCGAGAAGGTCGCCGAGGTCGAGATAGCGCCCGCCTTCGCCGAACGCTACGAGATCATGCCGCTTTCCGCCGCCGTCTACCTCGACTACCACGGGGACGGCATCGCCGCGCGTCTCGAATTTCACTACGATGAAATGAAGTTCAACCCGCTCGCGGGCAAAGTGCCGCAGGAAGCGCCGAGCGGCCGCCGCCTCATCCGCGACGCGGCGGGCGAGGCGGCGATCTTCGCCTTCTTCGACACCTACGGCTTCCTGCCCGAGGACGGCCGTTTCGTGCAGAGTGACGAGGCGCAGAGCTTCCTCTTCCTCGACGAAGCCTTGCCCGAGCTTTCCAAGATCACCGACGTCTACTACGCCGACGCCTTCCACGAAAAGCCCGTGCGCCGCATGCCTCCCGTGACGATCGGCGTCTCGGTCAACGACGAAAACCTCCTCGACGTGACCTTTGACGCGGCGCATATCGACTTTGCCGAGCTCATCGGCGTGCTGCGCTCGTACCGCGAGAAGAGGGTCTACCACAGGCTCAAGGACGGCACCTTCGTGACGCTCGGCGACCAGCAGCTCGCAGGCCTCGCCGACTTCATCGAGAGCACCGGCATCAAGAAGGCAACCGATGCGCAGAACATCCGCCTGCCGCTTCGCCAGGCGCTCTACCTCGACGCGCTCGCCAAGGAGGACAAGAGCATCCGCCTCGCGCGAAGCAAGCGCTTCAAGAGCATCGTGCGCGACATCAAGAATCCTGTCGACGCCGACATCGAACCGCCCGAAACGCTCAAGGGCGTGCTGCGCGACTACCAGCAGACGGGCTTTTCGTGGCTCTCGACGCTCGCCGCCTATCGCTTGGGCGGCATCCTCGCCGACGACATGGGACTCGGCAAGACCCTGCAGGTCATCACCTTTTTGCTCGCGCACCGCGAGGAAGGGAGGCCGCCCGCTCTCGTCGTCGCGCCGACGTCTTTGATGTACAACTGGCTCGAAGAAATCGAAAAGTTCGCGCCCGAGCTCAAGGCTTCCATCGTCGCCGGCACAAAGGCGGAACGCGAGGCGGCTCTTTCGCCCGCTCTGAAGGACGCCGACGTCATCATCACGACGTACCACATGCTGCGCCGTGACATCGACCTCTACGAGAAGGAGCATTTCAGCCATATCTTCCTCGACGAGGCGCAGCAGATCAAGAACCCCGCGACCCAGGCGGCAAAGGCGGTAAAAAAGCTCCAGGCAGATGCCGCCTTCGCTCTGACGGGCACGCCGATCGAGAACAGCCTGACCGAACTCTGGTCGATCTTCGACTTCCTCATGCCCGGTTATCTCAAGAGCCGCAAGCATTTCCAATCGCAGTTCGAGACGCCCATCGTACGCGCCAAAGATCCGCACGCGAGCGCCGACCTCCTGCGCTACATCTCGCCTTTCATCCTGCGCCGCCTCAAGAAGGACGTGCTCGAAGAACTGCCCGACAAGGTCGAGCGCAAGATGACGAACGAGATGACGGACGAGCAGCGGAAGGTCTATCACGCATGGTTCGTGCAGGCGAAGAAGGAGTTCGCCGCCGAACTCAAGGCGCACGGCTTCGGAGAATCGCG is from Selenomonas sputigena ATCC 35185 and encodes:
- a CDS encoding DEAD/DEAH box helicase — encoded protein: MLKDSAIHELSNDMSYRKGCRYFKDGRVAKLLRRPGTSIYVATVEGSEDYEVRVRLDKAGEKIEAYDCTCPAAALYNGACKHVVALLKVIQAGQFEEEGEGTAAPVPYQKPTGRIFDCFARAKKHAHLNAPKKLLPAALRETPIFLEPHFFFERHYGRSNCWLEFRIGRERLYVMRSMQEFMRSFLAGTPIEFGKKLTVDPQTAVFAPGISTMLWHFLLDLWKDEVSSLYYGGAYGARLSGTIFEGKAVKLTPSALVRFLSLMQEADAPFQARTGVHEERTVEIVEGTPALELGLVERAGSGRLMMLTDEVCYLDDDAHFLLVEDTIYHVPPAFSAALHPLLEAFGSSRSLTIAAQDIPAFFSTILPEIEKVAEVEIAPAFAERYEIMPLSAAVYLDYHGDGIAARLEFHYDEMKFNPLAGKVPQEAPSGRRLIRDAAGEAAIFAFFDTYGFLPEDGRFVQSDEAQSFLFLDEALPELSKITDVYYADAFHEKPVRRMPPVTIGVSVNDENLLDVTFDAAHIDFAELIGVLRSYREKRVYHRLKDGTFVTLGDQQLAGLADFIESTGIKKATDAQNIRLPLRQALYLDALAKEDKSIRLARSKRFKSIVRDIKNPVDADIEPPETLKGVLRDYQQTGFSWLSTLAAYRLGGILADDMGLGKTLQVITFLLAHREEGRPPALVVAPTSLMYNWLEEIEKFAPELKASIVAGTKAEREAALSPALKDADVIITTYHMLRRDIDLYEKEHFSHIFLDEAQQIKNPATQAAKAVKKLQADAAFALTGTPIENSLTELWSIFDFLMPGYLKSRKHFQSQFETPIVRAKDPHASADLLRYISPFILRRLKKDVLEELPDKVERKMTNEMTDEQRKVYHAWFVQAKKEFAAELKAHGFGESRIKILAILTRLRQIACDPALFLEDYTGGSGKLDMLEEVVADAVAAGHRILIFSQFTTMLSHIAARLDVMNLSYAYLDGSTPALERMRRVRDFNAGAEPLFLISLKAGGTGLNLTGADMVIHYDPWWNPAVEDQATDRAYRIGQKNNVQVLKFITKDTIEEKIYELQEKKKALIDQMIQPGENFLSKLSEEEITALFQ